Genomic DNA from Ruminococcus sp. OA3:
TAGACCGCTTCATCCTTATTATGCATCAGACAGCATGCCGCCTGATGTCTGGCAATAACATCCGCCATTTCTTCATCATATTTCAGGCCCCAGATATCATTGATAAGATCCGCTCCCGCCTGGATAGCCGCAGTGGCAACACCCGGCTTATAAGTATCCACCGACACCGGAATATCAAATCTCTGTTTTACAGCCTCGATCACCGGAAGCACACGTCCGATCTCCTCATCATCAGAGATCTTTGTATAACCCGGTCTGGTCGATTCTCCTCCGACGTCGATGATGGAAGCTCCGTCCCGTATCATTTTCTCTACATGGCCAAGCGCAGTATCCATCTCATTCCACTTCCCGCCGTCCGAGAATGAATCTGGCGTCACATTTAAGATCGCCATAATATATGTTTTGTTCTTTACGTCAAATTCCTGATGTCCAATCTTCATTTCCGGCTCCTTTATAATATCAATACTGAATCTGAAGGTTTTTCTTCTCTTCAGGCCAGTCACACTCTTCCTGCACCGGGCAGGAAAAACAACAGCGTGACATCTTATCTGCCTTATAAAAAACCCTGCCAAAGTCGGACTGACCCGCCCTCCTCCGGTGGCTTACAACTGCATCCAGAATACATTCGCACTCCGTCTCTGAAAATCCGCATTCCGGCAGAATCTCAGCTGCAATGGCTGCACTGGCTTTCTCATGGGGAATTCCCTCCTCATACTGCTGATGTCTTCCGATATCATGCAGAAGAGCAGCGGCATAGATGATATCCTTCGGGATACCCAGCCCCTCTTCCAGCGAATATATGTAAGTAAGCCTTGCCGTGTCCAGAAAATGTTCTACCGTATGGCGGCAGAATTTCCTCTCTTTTTCCCAGAAGAGTACTTTCTTTAAATGTGCCTGATAAACGGGGTGATTCCAGATATCATTCACGCGTTTCATATCATTGGCCATATTTTATTTAACCTTTTACCATCTGCATAAACATCTTCTGCAGTTCAAAGTCTTTTTTAAATTCGCCCCTTGCCACAGTTGTCACGGTTTTGCTGCCCGGCTTTTTGATGCCGCGCATCGTCATACAGGTGTGTTCTGCTTCGATCATAACCATAACTCCCCTGGGATCCAGACTCTCTTCCAGGGCATCAGCCACCTGGGAAGTCATCTTCTCCTGAATCTGTGGTCTTCTTGCATAGACATCGACAGTCCGTGCCAGTTTGCTCAGACCTACGACCTTCCCATTTGGGATATAGGCAATGTGCGCCTTTCCATAAAATGGCAGCAGATGATGCTCACATGTGGAGTAAAAGGTAATATCCTTTTCAATGACCATCTCATTGTTATCCACGGAAAACTGCTTGGACAGATGCTCTGCAGCGTTTTCATACAATCCGCCGTAAATTTCTTCGCACATTCTTGCAATTCTGGAAGGTGTTTCAAGCAGCCCCTCCCGTTCTACATCCTCGCCGATTCCTTCGAGCAGCATTCTGACTGCCGCTTCAATCTTTTCTTTATCCATCATAAAAACAGGCTCCTTTTTGCTCTTTTTCATATGTTCTGGAGACTGCTTTCCATAAAGTGAAAAAACATCTCCATAATGTGACAGACATATGACTAAAAATATCCCTACACAATATGAGATGTTATCCTCTATTGTTGCAACGGGTGCAGATCTCATATCGTAAGACGAGCTTTTCGTTTCGGCGGCAACTCCCCATCCGCTGAACACTTGACGCATGAAATCCTATTTTGCATATTATCCTTTTCATTTAATCCCAATTATAGCACATAAATCTAAAAGCGCAAGGAGTATCTGTATTTTCCAAATTATATTACATTTCGATACTTTTCCTGCAATTTTCTTGAAAATACCCGGCTGGTAAATGTCGTCGTTCCAAACCGTGCGACCGGCATAATGCCAACCAGGCTGTTCGTAACAAAAGCCTCGTCAAATTCCTGCACCTCGTCCGGGTATATAATGCGCTCCTCAACGTCATATGTCCTGATCAGGTAGTCACGGAACACGCCCTGGAGCAGCCCGCAGGAAACATGCGGTGTCACAAGCCTTCCCCCTTTTACAAAGAAAATGTTTGTCGTGGCCCCCTCTGTCAGTTCTCCTTTCATATTCAAAAACACCGGTTCATCGTAACCTTCCCGGAGCGCCCTGCGCTTCTCATGGTAATTATCTCCATAGTTCAGAGACTTGACATAAGTAAACGGTGATGTCTCATTTCTTTTCACCCTGCTGATCTCCAGAGCATAACCGCGCTCGTAATCAGCAGCTTTGTAAGTATTTCCACGCGATGCAAATATTACATTTTTTTCTGTTACACTGATCTTCAGGACTCCCCGTTTTATCAGATTCTGTTTCAGATACCGTGAAATGCTTCTGGCATTCACTTCGTCTTTCCATGTCGGGTTGTCAATCCCAAGTTCCCGGATACCGCGTTCCATTCTTCTTAAGTGTTCTCTTAAAAAGACGGGTTTCCCATTTTCTACTGCAATCGTCTCAAAGACACCGATGCCAAAATGAAATCCGTCATCCATCGTCACTGCCGTCGTTATCATAAATAGCCTCCAATACCGCTTTTGCCTTTTGCAATGTTTCTTCATATTCAAATTCCGGTTCTGATTCACAGGTAATACCGCCGCCCACCCCCAGATGGTAGATCCCATCCTGATAAACAGCCGTCCTTATCACAATGTTCATATCACAGTCCCCATTTAAAGAAAGGTAACCGACAGACCCGGTATAGAGCCCGCGTCTGCTGTGTTCCAGCTCATCAATGATCTCCATTGCACGAATTTTCGGCGCGCCGGTAATAGAGCCTCCGGGAAATGCTGCCCGGATAAGGTCCATGACATCCAGGCCTTCTCTCAGCTTCCCGATGATCTCCGTTACCAGATGGAAGACTGTCGCATATGTCTCCACTGCAAAATGTTCTGTCACTTTCACACTTCCGGGTTCACAGACATGATTCAGGTCGTTGCGTTCCAGGTCTACGATCATAAGAAGTTCGCTCCTGTCCTTCTCGGAATCAGCAAGTTCCTGCTTAAGCGCCAGATCCTCCCCGGGCGTTTGGCCCCTCCTGCGAGTACCCTTGATTGGCCGTGTCTCGATCCATCCATCCTTCATACGCATAAACCGCTCAGGAGATGCACCGACGATCTGAAAATCCCCATAATTCAGATAACAGCCAAAAGGAGAGGGGTTGTGGGTCCGCAGATATCGAAACGTTTCGTATGGAGGTCTGCTGCTTTTCGCTGACAGCTGCTGTGTCATATTCGCGATATAGATATCACCCTCAGTTATATACTTTATCATATCACAAATTGCACATTTGTACCCTTCCTTTTCAAAATTAGCTGTAAATTCCGCCTGCCGTACCTGTTTTGGGGGAATATATCCACTGTAACTCACATTCTTCACCCAGGTGTCGATTCCGGAAGCCGTCTGCTGCGCATCCGACAGCTCTCCTCTGACCGTCACGTAAAGTTTTTTGTCCCTGCAGTCCTCAACCAACAGCACATCGTAAAAAGTAAAACACGCTTCCGGCATAACAACGTCTGGGGCATGTCTGCTTTCAATCCCTTCGAATTTTCGGCCATAATCATAAGTCAGATATCCGATGGCCCCAGAGATCAGCGGAAGCCCCGTGTCATGTTCTTCCCTGTTTTCCCGCAGATATTCTGATAATGCTTCTTCCATCGACACCGCAAGCGGCTCGCCATTTCGGTAACAGACTTTATTTTTTTCACAGAAAGTCAGATACGGCTGCAGCCCGACGATAGAATATCTCCCCAGGTCATTTTGCAGCGAGGAATCTAAAAATACTGCCTGCGTCTGTTCATGACAGCTTTCAAACAGCACGGCCAGCGGTACATAAGTCTCTATTGCTTTTACCAGTGTCTTCATATTCTCTCCACCATTTCTCACAGATTTTAATAAAATTATGCAGCAGCTCATGGCCATACTGTGTCAGCACCGCCTCCGGGTGAAACTGTACCCCGTACACCGGAAACTTTCGGTGGCTGATCGCCTGTATTGTTCCGTCCAGAGAACGCGCGTCGACTTTCAGACAGTCTGGGAATCCGTCCTCACACACAATCAGCGAATGATAGCGCGTCACCTCATATTCCGTAGGAAGTTCCTGAAACAGCCCCCTCCTGTTATGCTCAATTTTTGTCACCTTCCCATGCATGGGACGGGGACCTTTCTCCACCCTGGCTCCAAATACATGTCCGATGATCTGGTGTCCCAGGCACACCCCCAGAATCGGTACCCTGCCTGCCATGCAGCGCGCAATCTCCCCCGATGCCCCGCAGTCTGCGGGGCTTTTGGGACCCGGCGATATAATGATTCCCTCCAGCTGTTTTTTGCGGCGCATACTTTCCAGCATCTCTGCACTTACTCTGTCATTTCTGATTATCATGACGTCCCGGTCCAGTTCCCGCAGATAGACTGCCAGGTTATAAACAAATGAGTCATAATTATCAATCATTACATACATTTTCGTTCCCTCCTGCTGTACCAGTTTGTTTATCATGTGACAAACAAAAAACCGGAAACAGACATGTTTCTTCATGTCTGTTTCCGGCAGTCTTCCAAATTACTTTGGGCACACCTTCGTTATTTCATTTGCATCATACCATACACATACGGATTCGTCCAGATATAAAATCCTCTGTTCTTCATGTTCTCAGATATGGGAGAATCCCCCTGTACGCCTCGTAAAGCTGTTCATATGAAATCCGGCAGTTTGCCGGGCTTGTGGATGGCAGTATGGTCACCGGAAGTTTTGTCTCCTGCTGACAGTACTTTCTGTAAAGCGCCCCGGCTTTCGTCCCGGTCGCAAATACAGCCTGAATGTCTGCCCGTTCCAGGATCCGGCTCATATCATTCGGCACTGGATTTTTGATGCTGCTGTCATCTGCACCGCAGATCTCACAGCCCGACAGAACATCCCAGACGGCAATGCGGTGTGAAAGTGCAAACGCAATCTTCTCTTCCTTCGTCTGAGGGAAAGAAGCCTGGCAGACATCCGCCATCACCTTCCAGAAACGGTTTCTGGGATGTCCGTAATAGAAACCGACTTCGCGTGATTTGGGCGAAGGCAT
This window encodes:
- a CDS encoding DNA-deoxyinosine glycosylase encodes the protein MPESVQVTHDFEPVFDERSRILMLGTMPSPKSREVGFYYGHPRNRFWKVMADVCQASFPQTKEEKIAFALSHRIAVWDVLSGCEICGADDSSIKNPVPNDMSRILERADIQAVFATGTKAGALYRKYCQQETKLPVTILPSTSPANCRISYEQLYEAYRGILPYLRT
- a CDS encoding aminotransferase class IV encodes the protein MITTAVTMDDGFHFGIGVFETIAVENGKPVFLREHLRRMERGIRELGIDNPTWKDEVNARSISRYLKQNLIKRGVLKISVTEKNVIFASRGNTYKAADYERGYALEISRVKRNETSPFTYVKSLNYGDNYHEKRRALREGYDEPVFLNMKGELTEGATTNIFFVKGGRLVTPHVSCGLLQGVFRDYLIRTYDVEERIIYPDEVQEFDEAFVTNSLVGIMPVARFGTTTFTSRVFSRKLQEKYRNVI
- a CDS encoding aminodeoxychorismate/anthranilate synthase component II, translating into MYVMIDNYDSFVYNLAVYLRELDRDVMIIRNDRVSAEMLESMRRKKQLEGIIISPGPKSPADCGASGEIARCMAGRVPILGVCLGHQIIGHVFGARVEKGPRPMHGKVTKIEHNRRGLFQELPTEYEVTRYHSLIVCEDGFPDCLKVDARSLDGTIQAISHRKFPVYGVQFHPEAVLTQYGHELLHNFIKICEKWWREYEDTGKSNRDLCTAGRAV
- the folP gene encoding dihydropteroate synthase → MKIGHQEFDVKNKTYIMAILNVTPDSFSDGGKWNEMDTALGHVEKMIRDGASIIDVGGESTRPGYTKISDDEEIGRVLPVIEAVKQRFDIPVSVDTYKPGVATAAIQAGADLINDIWGLKYDEEMADVIARHQAACCLMHNKDEAVYGDFFRDMLSEVQDCVNIARRAGIADDKIILDPGVGFGKTYEMNLEAIRRLEEFAGLGFPVLLGTSRKSVIGLALDLPAQERLEGTLATTVLAVRAGCAFVRVHDVKENYRAIRMTEAILGK
- the pabB gene encoding aminodeoxychorismate synthase component I translates to MKTLVKAIETYVPLAVLFESCHEQTQAVFLDSSLQNDLGRYSIVGLQPYLTFCEKNKVCYRNGEPLAVSMEEALSEYLRENREEHDTGLPLISGAIGYLTYDYGRKFEGIESRHAPDVVMPEACFTFYDVLLVEDCRDKKLYVTVRGELSDAQQTASGIDTWVKNVSYSGYIPPKQVRQAEFTANFEKEGYKCAICDMIKYITEGDIYIANMTQQLSAKSSRPPYETFRYLRTHNPSPFGCYLNYGDFQIVGASPERFMRMKDGWIETRPIKGTRRRGQTPGEDLALKQELADSEKDRSELLMIVDLERNDLNHVCEPGSVKVTEHFAVETYATVFHLVTEIIGKLREGLDVMDLIRAAFPGGSITGAPKIRAMEIIDELEHSRRGLYTGSVGYLSLNGDCDMNIVIRTAVYQDGIYHLGVGGGITCESEPEFEYEETLQKAKAVLEAIYDNDGSDDG
- a CDS encoding HD domain-containing protein, which codes for MANDMKRVNDIWNHPVYQAHLKKVLFWEKERKFCRHTVEHFLDTARLTYIYSLEEGLGIPKDIIYAAALLHDIGRHQQYEEGIPHEKASAAIAAEILPECGFSETECECILDAVVSHRRRAGQSDFGRVFYKADKMSRCCFSCPVQEECDWPEEKKNLQIQY
- the folE gene encoding GTP cyclohydrolase I FolE, whose product is MMDKEKIEAAVRMLLEGIGEDVEREGLLETPSRIARMCEEIYGGLYENAAEHLSKQFSVDNNEMVIEKDITFYSTCEHHLLPFYGKAHIAYIPNGKVVGLSKLARTVDVYARRPQIQEKMTSQVADALEESLDPRGVMVMIEAEHTCMTMRGIKKPGSKTVTTVARGEFKKDFELQKMFMQMVKG